GAGAACATTAGCACAGTAGGTCAAGCAATCGCTTATTTAGAAAAAAACGTTAACTAACTAATTTTATTAGGCCAAACATATTAATGGAGCTTAAAAGAGTAGTTGTAACAGGATTGGGTGCACTTACACCCCTAGGTAACACCGTCGCAGAATACTGGGATGGGTTAATTAATGGTGTAAGTGGTGCCGCTCCTATTACGCATTTTGATGCGTCAAAATTCAAAACCCAATTTGCTTGTGAAGTGAAGGGGTTTGATCCACATAACTATATGGACCGTAAAGAGGCTCGTAAAATCGACCCTTTCGTTCAATATGCAATTGCATCGACCGACGAAGCTGTCAAAGATGCGGGATTAGAGTTTGATAAACTAGATACCAATCGTATTGGTGTAATTTGGGGGTCAGGTATTGGGGGCTTGACTACATTTTTGGATGAGGTTGCTGGATTTGCAAAGGGCGATGGTACACCACGCTTTAATCCTTTCTTTATACCGAAGATGTTAATTGATTTAGCTCCGGGACATATCTCTATGCGACATGGCTTGAGAGGTCCTAACTTTTCAGCAGTTTCAGCTTGTGCTTCTGCAACAAACGCGATGATTGATGCATTCAACTATATCCGTATGGGTTTAGCTGATGTGATCATTAGCGGAGGTTCTGAGGCGACAATTAATGAAGCTGGTATTGGCGGGTTCAATGCAATGCATGCACTTTCCACTCGTAATGATGATCCGAAAACGGCATCACGTCCTTTTGATAAGGATCGCGACGGTTTCGTTTCTGGCGAGGGTTCAGGTGCTATTATATTAGAAAGTTTAGAGCATGCTTTAGCACGTGGTGCTAAGATTTATGCTGAGATTGCCGGTGGTGGTATGAGTGCAGATGCATATCACATTACTGCTTCGCATCCAGAAGGATTAGGTGCTCGCTTAGCGATGAGCAAAGCTTTGGCTGATGCGAATTTAGACGCAACAGCTATTGATTATATTAACGTGCATGGTACATCGACTCCAGTAGGCGATGTTAGTGAGACCAAAGCTATTATTGAGCAATTTGGGGATCATGCATATAAATTGAATATTAGTTCTACAAAATCAATGACGGGTCACCTATTAGGTGCTGCGGGAGCAGTGGAGTCGATTGCATCGATTCTTGCTGTACAAAATGATATTGTACCTCCTACAATCAATCATTTTACGGACGATCCTGAAATTGACAATAGATTGAACTTTACTTTCAACAAAGCACAGAAACGTGTTGTTAATGCTGCATTAAGCAATACATTCGGATTCGGTGGACACAATGCTTCTTTGATTGTTAAAAAATACAAAGCATAGTTTTGGTTGAAAGAAAAAGATAAGGAATTGAATAGGTAGTTTTCTCCAAAAACTACCTATTTCTTCTTAAAGATGTTGGTATGCCGATTAGTGTTTATAAACTGTATTTATCTCCCCAAAAAGCTTACTTCAAGAAGTTAAAGAATATCTTAGGCTTTGTGCCGGGGAATGTCAGGTTATACCAAATGGCGTTTCGACATAAATCGGTTGCTAAGCCGATTAAAGAGGGGGTTAAAAATAGCAATGAGCGTTTAGAGTTTTTGGGTGATGCTGTTCTGGGTTCAGTAGTAGCAGAACTATTGTTTAAACTTTACCCTTATAAAGATGAAGGTTTCTTAACAGAAATGCGTTCGAAGATTGTTTCACGTGCAAACTTGAATCAGCTGTCGCGCAAACTTGGTTTCAACGAACTCATTGAATTTGATGCCCGCATGATCAGTTATCCTAATAAGCAGGGTTCTTTATTGGGCGATGCATTCGAAGCATTGATCGGAGCCGTGTATCTGGATAAAGGGTATAAATTCACTCGTGAATTTTTATTGTCACGCATCATCAAACCACACGTCGATATACACACCCTAGAAATTACTGAAACCAACTTCAAAAGCCGTTTGATCGAATGGTGTCAACACAATGGAAAAGAGGTTGCCTTCATTCAGATCGATAACCCCGAAGGAGAGTCTGCCAAGATGTTCTCTGTTAAGGTGGTGGTAGACGGAGAAGACTGCGGTATAGGTCGCGACTTCAATAAGAAAAGCGCCGAGAAAATGGCCGCAGAAAAAGCCTGCGAGTATTTGAAGATATTTGAATAGGGTAGTATTTAGTAGCTAGTATTTAGTAGTTAGACCCAAGTCGGAAGATATTTCTAATTTTTTTAAAGGAATTTGGTAGTCCCATCCCTCTGTTCATGCTTCATGTTCATATGCATCTCTTTGCAAAAAAATAAGGCTTAATTATCCACCCTAGGTCTTAATACTAAATACTAACTACTAAATACTATTTTTGCTACCTTTGCCCTCATGGCATCAATTAAACCATCATTAGCTAAAGGAACACGTGATTTTACTCCGGTAGAAATGGAGAAACGTAATCACATTTACAATACATTAAAGACGATTTTCAAGAAGTATGGGTACAGTGAGATTCAGACTCCCTCGTTTGAGAATTTGAGTACATTGACCGGGAAGTATGGAGACGAAGGTGATAAGTTGATTTTTAAGATCTTAAATTCTGGGGATTACTTATCGAAGGCCCCGGAGAACTTATTGGCCGAGAAGAACTCGACTGCTTTGATTTCTTCGATCTCGGAAAAGGCTTTGCGCTATGACTTGACTGTTCCTTTTGCTCGCTATGTGGTGATGCATCAAAATGAAATTTCTTTACCTTTCAAGCGTTTCCAAATACAGCCGGTGTGGCGTGCGGATCGTCCTCAAAGGGGGAGATACCGTGAGTTTTACCAATGTGATGTCGACGTGGTTGGCTCTGATTCTTTGCTGAATGAGGCAGAGTTTGTATTGATCTATCATGAGGCTTTGACGAAATTGGGTTTGAAGGATTTCAATATCAAGTTGAACAACCGTAAGATCCTTTCTGGTATTGCTGAAGTCGTAGGAAAACCTGAATTGATCGTCGATATGACGGTAGCTATCGATAAACTCGATAAGATTGGTTTGGAAGGGGTAAACAAAGAACTCTTGGAGCGTGGTTTTACGGAGGCTGACTTAGCGGTCCTAAAGCCTATCATTGAGCTCAACGGCTCAAATCAAGAGAAATTGGATTCGCTGAAGTCTGTGTTAGCTAATTCCTCTGTTGGTTTAAAGGGGGTAGAGGAGATTGAAACAGTATTTGAATATCTTCGAAAACTCGGTCAGTCTGCAATTTTAGAAAGGGAAGTGGAAGTGGATATAACGCTGGCTCGTGGTCTTAACTATTACACAGGATGTATTTTCGAGGTGAAGACGAACGAGGTGCAGATGGGGAGCATTGGTGGAGGTGGTCGTTATGATGACTTGACCGGTATGTTCGGGTTAAAAGATCTGACTGGCGTAGGAGTTTCCTTTGGGGCGGATCGCATCTATGATGTTTTGGAAGAATTGCAGTTGTTTCCACCGAGCAATGGCGAGCGGACGAAAGTGTTGATCATCAATTTTGCCCAAGCACTAGAGGCATCTACTTTACCTATATTGTTTAAATTGCGTGAAGCTGGTATTGCGGCAGAACTTTATCCGTCGGCCGTGAAACTCAAGAAGCAAATGAGCTATGCAGATTCGAAGCAGATACCTTATGTTTTGTTGGTTGGCGATGAAGAAGTCGCTTCCGGACAATTGAGTTTAAAGAATATGGAAACCGGCGAGCAGCAGAAAGTAACGTTGGAAGATCTATCAAAAATATTAGCATAACTTAGAACGGCCTGAAATGGGCCGTTTGTTATTTATATCGGCCTTGAATTTTGTTAGTGTTATGACAAAATGCGTTAAATGTCACCTAAAATTTATCCGAAATCTCGTTAATATTGATTAGATTTGTAGTCAGTTAAGTAAAGAAATTCAATTCGTACAAATGAGTTCAACACCTATAACAAAAGAAACCTATTTAGAGTGGTATAAATCAATGCTGCTCATGCGCAAGTTTGAAGAGAAGTCTGGCCAATTATACGGACAGCAAAAAATACGCGGATTCTGTCACTTATATATTGGACAAGAAGCAGTAGTAGCTGGGACAATGTCAGTTATTAAGCCGGAAGATTCATTGATTACAGCATACCGCGACCACGCTCATGCATTAGCAAAAGGCGTTTCTGCAGATGCTTGTATGGCGGAATTGTTCGGTAAAGCTACTGGTTGTTCAAAAGGTAAAGGTGGTTCGATGCACTTTTTCTCTAAGGAGCATAAATTTATGGGTGGACACGGTATCGTAGGTGGCCAGATTCCTTTAGGTGCTGGTATTGCATTTGCTGAAAAATACTTAGGCACAAACAACGTGAACATCTGTTATATGGGTGATGGCGCTGTACGCCAAGGAGCTTTCAATGAAACATTAAATATGGCGATGTTATGGAAGTTACCTGTAATTTTCGTTTGTGAGAACAACGGTTATGCAATGGGTACTTCAGTACAACGTACAACAAACATGACGGATATCTACAAAATGGGTCTTGGTTTTGATATGCCATGTGCTCCAGTTGATGGTATGGACGTTGTTGCTGTTCACAACGCAATGGATGAGGCTGTTCAACGTGCTCGTGCGGGTGAAGGTCCTACATTCTTAGAAATTCGTACTTACCGTTATAAAGGTCACTCAATGTCTGACCCTGCGAAATACCGTACGAAAGAAGAGTTGGAAGAGTATAAAGGGAGAGATCCATTGTTGGCTACAAAACATGCCATCGTTGAGAACAAGTATGCTGACGAGGCTTGGTTTGCAGAAGTAGATGCTGAGATTAAGAAAATTGTTGATGATTCAGTGAAGTTTGCCGAGGAGTCTCCATATCCTACAGCGGATGAGATCTACAAAGATGTATATGTACAAGAGGATTATCCTTTTGTAATGGATTAATTAGAATTACTTTAACTAAAATAGAAGATACCTAAACAATGGCTGAAGTAGTAAGAATGCCGAAGATGAGCGACACAATGACTGAAGGTGTGATCGCGAAATGGCACAAAAAAGTTGGTGATAAAGTAAACTCTGGTGACTTGGTTGCCGAGATTGAAACAGATAAAGCGACAATGGACTTCGAATCTTATCAAGAAGGAACATTGTTATATATTGGTCCTAAAGAAGGTGAAGCTGTAGCGATTGATGCAGTTATCGCTGTTTTAGGTGAAGAAGGTGAAGATTATAAAGCTTTACTAGAAGGCGACGCGGCACCTGCAGCGAAAGCTGAGGAGACTTCGAAAGAAGAGGCTCCAAAAGAAGAGAAAAAAGAAGAAAAAGCTGAGGAATCGTCTCCTGCTGGCGAACAAGTTTCTGCTGAAGATTTAGGTGTTACTGTAATTACAATGCCTTTACTAAGCGATACGATGACTGAAGGTGTTATCGCACAGTGGAACTTTAAAGTTGGTGATTCTATTAAGTCTGACGATGCGATTGCAGACGTTGAGACAGATAAAGCGACAATGGAAGTAACAGCATACGCTGAAGGTACTTTATTGTATGTTGGTGTTGAGGCTGGTCAAGCGGCGAAAGTAAATGATATCATTGCGATCGTTGGTCCTGCTGGAACTGATGTAACTCCATTGTTGAATCAAAAGCCGGCTGCAAAAGCGGAAGATAAATCCGAAGAGAAGAAAGCTGATGCTCCAGCGGAAACAAGTCCTGCTCCGGAAGCTGCTAGCAGCACTTCATCAGATTCACGTGTGAAAGCTTCTCCATTAGCGAAGAAAATTGCTAAGGAAAAAGGAATTGACCTTTCACAAGTAAAAGGTTCGGCTGAAGGTGGACGTATTGTTAAGAAAGACGTGGAGAACTTTACCCCTTCTGCGGCACCAGCTGCGGCTGCGGCATCTGCTCCTGCGAAAGCTGCAGAGACTGAAGCGAAGACTGTAAGTTTACCTCAATATATTGGAGAAGAGCGTTTCACTGAAAAACCGGTAAACCAAATGCGTAAAACAATTGCTCGTCGTTTGTCAGAGTCATTGTTTACTGCACCTCACTTCTATTTGAACGTTAGTATCGATATGGATAATGCGATCGCTGCGCGTGCTCAAATCAATGAAGTTGCTCCAGTAAAAGTATCGTTCAATGATATCGTTATCAAAGCGGTAGCAATCGCATTGAAACAACACCCTGCTGTGAACTCTTCTTGGTTAGGTGATAAAATCAGATACAATGAGCATACAAACATTGGTGTTGCTATCGCTGTTGAAGACGGCTTGTTAGTACCTGTTGTTCGTTTCGCTGATGGTAAATCGTTATCACATATATCTGCGGAAGTGAAAGACTTCGCTCAAAAAGCAAAAGCTAAGAAATTGCAACCTTCTGATTGGGAAGGATCAACTTTCACCGTTTCTAACTTAGGTATGTTCGGTATTGATGAGTTTACATCGATTATCAATTCACCTGATGGCGCTATTCTTTCCGTAGGTGCTATCCAACAAATTCCAGTTGTTAAGAATGGAGCTGTTGTACCAGGAAACGTAATGAAGTTGTCTTTAGGTTGTGACCACCGCGTAGTGGATGGTGCAACAGGAGCACAATTCTTACAAACTCTAAAAGGATTATTAGAAGCGCCAATTCGTTTATTGGCCTAAACAATAAGAAACAAAGAAAGCCCTCGCGAGAGGGCTTTCTTTGTTTCAGTATATAGTATTTAGTAGTTAGTATATAGACCTATAATTTGTTATTTGCGTATTAGTGGTTGAAAGCAAAAAGAAGGGGCGGATAAATAGGCAAGGAGTGAGGTAGGGAATGTCTTTATAGTTGAGAGGGAAGATGACATGGTGGTCAGCATTGGGTCTTAATACTAAATACTAAGTACTAACTACTAACAATCAGTTGTTTTTTTGTCGAGAAAAAACTATTTTGTGTTGCATTGACAATTTAATCGATCGAATAGACTTAGAACGGATAGCGTGAATTTTAGAAAGTTTAGTTTAGCCCTTGGGATTGCGGTTTTTGCTTTAGCATCCTGCGGAGGGTCTCCAGAAGCAAAGCAGGTTGAAGAGCGGGAAAAGCAGGAGAAAAAAGATAGCATAAGTTTAATATACAATCCTGCGGAAGCGGATCAGCAGATAGATTCATTTATGCAGAATTTGCACAAGCGTGCTGGGTTTAACGGCAATGTTTTGGTGGCAAAGAAAGGGAAGATTCTTTATCAGAATTCGTTTGGTTGGGCAAATCACTTATTGAAGGATAGTCTAAATATCAATTCGCAGTTTGAGTTAGCATCGGTTTCCAAACCTATGACCGCGCTAGGGGTGCTGATCTTGACCGAGCAAGGTAAGTTGAAACTTACGGATTCAGTCGAACAATATTATCCAGATTTTCCATATAAGGGTATTACAATACAGCAATTGTTGTCTCATCGTTCAGGACTTCCAAACTATGTTTATTTTGCGGAGACGGTTTGGCCTGATCGTAAGAAGGGCATGACGAACCAAGATGCGATGAGGTTATTGATTCAGCATCATCCAGGCCGCTATGGTGCGCCCGATGGCAGATTCCATTATAACAATTCTAACTATATGGTCCTAGGATCAATCATCGAGAAGGTGAGTGGGAAGGATTTTGCCGTTTTTATGAAGGAAAATGTTTTCGATCCTGCGGGGATGAAAAATACAAATGTTTATTCTAAAGCGGTTTACGAGAAAATTCCAACACATGTCGTAGGGCATGATAAGGTTTGGAGACGCTCTGTTGTACAGAATTATCTGGATGGGCCTGTGGGCGACAAAGGGATTTATAGTACAGTACGCGACCTGTATAAGCTTGATCTTGCCTTGCGAGATGGTCGTGTATTAGGAAAGGCTTTGCAGGATTCTTCTTTTGTTCCTCGTAGCGACGCCAAGCGGAGTCTGTTCAGTTATGGCTATGGCTGGCGTACATTCAATCCTCCTGGCAATCCAATTGTTTACCATACAGGATGGTGGCATGGATTCAAAAGCTTGTTCGTGCGTGATTTGAAGAACGACGTGACGATTGTACTTCTAACAAACATGGCAAACGGCAGCTTGAATAATTTAGATAATTTGTATAAGATATTAGAAATTCCTATTTTGAGACAAAATGCGTACAACGCAAATGGAGAATTTGTTCAATAATTAATTCAGTAACATATGAAAAAAACCTTGATTTTGGGAGCGAGTACTAATCCAGCTAGATACTCCTATTTAGTAGCAAATAAGTTGGTAAGGAAAGGATTTCCTATTGTGAATGTTGGTAGAAAGGTTGGAACGGTTGCTGGAGCAGAGATTGAGCCTGCCGAGACTATTCATCAGGATATTGATACGATTACTTTGTATGTTGGTCCACAAAACCAAGCACCTTATTACGATTATATTTTAAAAACTAATCCGAAGCGTATCATCTTTAATCCGGGTGCGGAGAATGCTGAACTTGCAGATAAAGCAAGGGCGCAGGGTATAGAAGTCGTAGAGGCATGTACTTTGGTTATGTTGAATACCGGACAATTTTAATTCCATATAAATATTAAAAACAAGAAGAGGCTATCATAAAGAGATAGCCTCTTCTTGTTTGGGGGTAACTCGCGAAATCGATTTCGGTTTTTTAATGATTCTTATTGAAAAACTATCCTTACTTTCAAATTTCCTATAAAAGGGAAAACCAAAAGAAACCTTATTAAATAGTGCTAATTATACATCTATGAACACAAAAACTTTATTATTCTCTTCGCTATTGTTTATGCTGAGTGCTGGCTCTGTGATAGGGCAAGCGAAAAAAGATCTTGTGTTAGACAAGAGCTTCATTGACGGGCAACTTGCAGCTTCAGCGAAGCAAATCAAAGTACTGGCCGCAGCAACACCGGAAGATCAGTTTCCGAAGACTTTCGAAAAAGGAGCCCATGTATTTTCCGGGTCGAAATGGTGGTGTTCGGGATTTTATCCTGGAACATTGTTATTGCTCTCGGAAGGAACCGGTGATAAGGAATTGCTGAATCTTGCATTAGCAAAGCTCAAGCATTTGGAGAAGGAACAATACAATAAAGGAACCCACGATCTTGGATTTATGTTGTTCTGTAGTTTCGGTAATGCTTTACGTCTAACTGGAGATAGTACGCAGTTTAAACCAATATTAGCAACGGGCGCAGAATCTTTGACATCTAGATACAGTCCGAAAACACAAGCGATTCGTTCATGGGATCATGGTAAATGGAAGTTTCCTGTGATCATTGATAATATGATGAATTTGGAGTTCTTAATGCAGGTGTCTAAGATGACCGGGAATCAGAAATATGCGGATATCTCTAAAACCCATGCCAACACAACGATCAAAAATCACTTCCGTAAAGACAATAGTTCTTATCACGTTATTGATTATGATCCAGAAACAGGTGCTGTCATTGCCAAGAAAACACATCAGGGTTTTTC
The DNA window shown above is from Sphingobacterium hotanense and carries:
- the fabF gene encoding beta-ketoacyl-ACP synthase II, producing MELKRVVVTGLGALTPLGNTVAEYWDGLINGVSGAAPITHFDASKFKTQFACEVKGFDPHNYMDRKEARKIDPFVQYAIASTDEAVKDAGLEFDKLDTNRIGVIWGSGIGGLTTFLDEVAGFAKGDGTPRFNPFFIPKMLIDLAPGHISMRHGLRGPNFSAVSACASATNAMIDAFNYIRMGLADVIISGGSEATINEAGIGGFNAMHALSTRNDDPKTASRPFDKDRDGFVSGEGSGAIILESLEHALARGAKIYAEIAGGGMSADAYHITASHPEGLGARLAMSKALADANLDATAIDYINVHGTSTPVGDVSETKAIIEQFGDHAYKLNISSTKSMTGHLLGAAGAVESIASILAVQNDIVPPTINHFTDDPEIDNRLNFTFNKAQKRVVNAALSNTFGFGGHNASLIVKKYKA
- the rnc gene encoding ribonuclease III; translation: MPISVYKLYLSPQKAYFKKLKNILGFVPGNVRLYQMAFRHKSVAKPIKEGVKNSNERLEFLGDAVLGSVVAELLFKLYPYKDEGFLTEMRSKIVSRANLNQLSRKLGFNELIEFDARMISYPNKQGSLLGDAFEALIGAVYLDKGYKFTREFLLSRIIKPHVDIHTLEITETNFKSRLIEWCQHNGKEVAFIQIDNPEGESAKMFSVKVVVDGEDCGIGRDFNKKSAEKMAAEKACEYLKIFE
- the hisS gene encoding histidine--tRNA ligase — protein: MASIKPSLAKGTRDFTPVEMEKRNHIYNTLKTIFKKYGYSEIQTPSFENLSTLTGKYGDEGDKLIFKILNSGDYLSKAPENLLAEKNSTALISSISEKALRYDLTVPFARYVVMHQNEISLPFKRFQIQPVWRADRPQRGRYREFYQCDVDVVGSDSLLNEAEFVLIYHEALTKLGLKDFNIKLNNRKILSGIAEVVGKPELIVDMTVAIDKLDKIGLEGVNKELLERGFTEADLAVLKPIIELNGSNQEKLDSLKSVLANSSVGLKGVEEIETVFEYLRKLGQSAILEREVEVDITLARGLNYYTGCIFEVKTNEVQMGSIGGGGRYDDLTGMFGLKDLTGVGVSFGADRIYDVLEELQLFPPSNGERTKVLIINFAQALEASTLPILFKLREAGIAAELYPSAVKLKKQMSYADSKQIPYVLLVGDEEVASGQLSLKNMETGEQQKVTLEDLSKILA
- the pdhA gene encoding pyruvate dehydrogenase (acetyl-transferring) E1 component subunit alpha — protein: MSSTPITKETYLEWYKSMLLMRKFEEKSGQLYGQQKIRGFCHLYIGQEAVVAGTMSVIKPEDSLITAYRDHAHALAKGVSADACMAELFGKATGCSKGKGGSMHFFSKEHKFMGGHGIVGGQIPLGAGIAFAEKYLGTNNVNICYMGDGAVRQGAFNETLNMAMLWKLPVIFVCENNGYAMGTSVQRTTNMTDIYKMGLGFDMPCAPVDGMDVVAVHNAMDEAVQRARAGEGPTFLEIRTYRYKGHSMSDPAKYRTKEELEEYKGRDPLLATKHAIVENKYADEAWFAEVDAEIKKIVDDSVKFAEESPYPTADEIYKDVYVQEDYPFVMD
- a CDS encoding pyruvate dehydrogenase complex dihydrolipoamide acetyltransferase → MAEVVRMPKMSDTMTEGVIAKWHKKVGDKVNSGDLVAEIETDKATMDFESYQEGTLLYIGPKEGEAVAIDAVIAVLGEEGEDYKALLEGDAAPAAKAEETSKEEAPKEEKKEEKAEESSPAGEQVSAEDLGVTVITMPLLSDTMTEGVIAQWNFKVGDSIKSDDAIADVETDKATMEVTAYAEGTLLYVGVEAGQAAKVNDIIAIVGPAGTDVTPLLNQKPAAKAEDKSEEKKADAPAETSPAPEAASSTSSDSRVKASPLAKKIAKEKGIDLSQVKGSAEGGRIVKKDVENFTPSAAPAAAAASAPAKAAETEAKTVSLPQYIGEERFTEKPVNQMRKTIARRLSESLFTAPHFYLNVSIDMDNAIAARAQINEVAPVKVSFNDIVIKAVAIALKQHPAVNSSWLGDKIRYNEHTNIGVAIAVEDGLLVPVVRFADGKSLSHISAEVKDFAQKAKAKKLQPSDWEGSTFTVSNLGMFGIDEFTSIINSPDGAILSVGAIQQIPVVKNGAVVPGNVMKLSLGCDHRVVDGATGAQFLQTLKGLLEAPIRLLA
- a CDS encoding serine hydrolase domain-containing protein, with product MNFRKFSLALGIAVFALASCGGSPEAKQVEEREKQEKKDSISLIYNPAEADQQIDSFMQNLHKRAGFNGNVLVAKKGKILYQNSFGWANHLLKDSLNINSQFELASVSKPMTALGVLILTEQGKLKLTDSVEQYYPDFPYKGITIQQLLSHRSGLPNYVYFAETVWPDRKKGMTNQDAMRLLIQHHPGRYGAPDGRFHYNNSNYMVLGSIIEKVSGKDFAVFMKENVFDPAGMKNTNVYSKAVYEKIPTHVVGHDKVWRRSVVQNYLDGPVGDKGIYSTVRDLYKLDLALRDGRVLGKALQDSSFVPRSDAKRSLFSYGYGWRTFNPPGNPIVYHTGWWHGFKSLFVRDLKNDVTIVLLTNMANGSLNNLDNLYKILEIPILRQNAYNANGEFVQ
- a CDS encoding CoA-binding protein; this translates as MKKTLILGASTNPARYSYLVANKLVRKGFPIVNVGRKVGTVAGAEIEPAETIHQDIDTITLYVGPQNQAPYYDYILKTNPKRIIFNPGAENAELADKARAQGIEVVEACTLVMLNTGQF
- a CDS encoding glycoside hydrolase family 88 protein, whose amino-acid sequence is MNTKTLLFSSLLFMLSAGSVIGQAKKDLVLDKSFIDGQLAASAKQIKVLAAATPEDQFPKTFEKGAHVFSGSKWWCSGFYPGTLLLLSEGTGDKELLNLALAKLKHLEKEQYNKGTHDLGFMLFCSFGNALRLTGDSTQFKPILATGAESLTSRYSPKTQAIRSWDHGKWKFPVIIDNMMNLEFLMQVSKMTGNQKYADISKTHANTTIKNHFRKDNSSYHVIDYDPETGAVIAKKTHQGFSDESAWARGQAWALYGYTMMYRETKDKAYLNQARKIAKYILNHKNMPADLIPVWDYDYDKVPADSKIYSQRDLRDVSAGALFASALMELSSYTKGKESTNYFKKAETMLKNLSSDTYFAKNGENGGFILKHSVGALPLNSEIDVPLTYADYYYVEALVRYKRLLAGEPLIKE